The DNA window ATCGTCTATGCCGTACCGGGCATCGTACTGGCGACCATCTTCGTCACCTTTCCCTTCGTCGCCCGGGAGCTGATCCCGCTGATGGAAGAACAAGGCACCCAGGAAGAGGAAGCCGCCCGCCTGCTCGGCGCCAATGGCTGGCAAATGTTCTGGCATGTCACCCTGCCCAACGTAAAATGGGCGCTGGTTTACGGCGTGGTGCTCTGTACCGCCCGTGCGATGGGCGAATTCGGTGCGGTATCGGTGGTTTCCGGACACATTCGCGGCTACACCAACACCTTGCCGCTGCACATCGAAATCCTCTACAACGAGTACAACATCGTCGCTGCATTCAGCGTGGCTATCCTGCTGCTCATCATGGCCCTGGTCGTGTTGCTGCTTCGCCAATGGAGCGAAGCGCGTCTGAGCCGGGCGCTCAAGGCCAACAAAGACGACTGAGCCCCTAATAGCCATACAGACCAGGTTTTTCGAGAGTACGACGTCCATGAGTATCGAAGTCAAAGGTATCAACAAGCAGTTCGGCAATTTCAAGGCGCTGAACGATATCAACCTGAACATCCAGAGCGGCGAGCTGGTCGCCCTGCTCGGCCCATCCGGTTGCGGCAAGACCACCCTGCTGCGCATCATCGCTGGCCTCGAGCAGCCCGACACCGGCAGCATCGTCTTCCACGGCGAAGACGTCTCCGAGCATGACGTGCGCGATCGCAAGGTCGGCTTCGTGTTCCAGCACTACGCGCTGTTCCGCCACATGACCGTGTTCGACAACGTCGCCTTCGGCCTGCGCATGAAGCCCAAGGGCGAGCGCCCGAACGAAACCACGATCAAGAAGAAAGTCCACGACCTGCTCGACCTGGTGCAACTGGACTGGCTGGCCGACCGCTACCCGGAGCAACTCTCCGGTGGCCAGCGCCAGCGCATCGCCCTGGCCCGCGCCCTGGCGGTGGAGCCCAAGGTACTGCTGCTCGACGAACCCTTCGGTGCCCTCGACGCCAAGGTGCGCAAGGAGCTGCGCCGCTGGCTGGCACGCCTGCATGAAGAAGTGCACCTGACCAGCGTGTTCGTCACCCATGACCAGGAAGAAGCCATGGAAGTCGCCGACCGTATCGTGGTGATGAACAAGGGTGTGGTCGAGCAGATCGGCTCGCCGGGCGAGGTCTACGACAAGCCGGCCAGCGACTTCGTCTATCACTTCCTCGGCGATGCCAACGAACTGAAGACCGAGGAAGGCCAGCAACTGCTCTTCCGCCCCCATGAAGTGTCGCTGTCGCGCCTGCAACTGAGCGGCTACCTGGCCGGCGAAGTGCGCGATATCCGCCCACTGGGGGCGATCACCCGGGTCACCCTGAAGGTGCCGGCGCATGAGCAACTGATCGAAGCCGAAGTGGCCAAGGATCACCAGAGCCTCGATGGCCTGGTGCGTGGCGAGACGCTGTACATCAAGCCGAACGCCAACGTCATCAGCGCCGCCGGGCAGCCTGCCTGAGCCCCCAGGCGTGGCCCTCCCAGGGCCACGCCTGCCAACCACCCTGCCCTGACTACGATCCCGTAGCCTGGGCCGAGCGCAGCGATACCCAGGGCATTGCAGACAATGCCCACGCCCTTCCGGCAGGAAAAACAACGGTTATCCCAAGGCAATGGAAACCATCCCGGCAAAGCCCTCGCCTCCCTGATTTCTGCACTACTTTCTGCCCTGCGTGAAGCGGCGTAGACTGCCCGGCCTTTCTTGTTCCGGACACCAGCAATGCCCAGCGGCTCCAGACTCGGGCGCATTCGCAACGAATTGCGCGCCCTGTTCGCCATCGCCATTCCCATGATGATCGCCCAGCTCGCGACCACCGCCATGGGCTTCGTCGACACCATCATGTCCGGGCGAGTCAACGCCCATGAACTGGCTGCCGTGGCACTGGGCAACTCGGTCTGGGTACCGATGCTGCTGATGATGAACGGCATCATCCTCGCCACCACCGCCACCGTCGCGCAGTACTTCGGCGCCCGGCAGAACGACCGCATCGGCCCACTGGTGCGTCAGTCGCTGTGGATGGGCTTCGGCATCGGCCTGCTCTGCACGCTGATCATGTGGAATGCCCATCCCCTGCTGCGTGTCATGGGCGTGCAACCTGACCTGATCGACACCAGCATGAGCTACCTGCGCGCGGTCGCCTGCGGCTTCCCCGCCATGGGCCTCTACCAGGTCCTGCGCAGCTACAGCGATGGCCTCGGGTATTCACGGCCAAGCATGGTGATCGGCATTCTCGGCCTGCTGCTGAACATCCCGCTGAACTACATCTTCATCTACGGCAAGCTCGGAATGCCGGCGCTCGGCGCCGTCGGCTGCGGCTGGACCACCGCGCTGGTGATGTGCTCGATGCTGGCGGGCATGCTGTTCTGGGTGCGCCGCTCCGGGTACTATGCCGAATCAGGCCTGTTCACTCGCTTCGAATGGCCGCGCTGGGCACAGCTTGCGCCGTTGCTGGCACTGGGCACGCCCATCGGTATCGCGGTATTCGCCGAAGTGAGTATCTTCTCGGTGATCGCCCTGCTGATCGGCAGGTTGGGTGAAACCGTCATCTCCGGGCACCAGATATCCCTGAGCTTCACCTCGCTGATCTTCATGATCCCACTGTCGCTGGGCATGGCCATCACGGTGCGCGTGGGCCAGTCGCTCGGCCGTGGCGCACCACACGATGCGCGCTTCATCGCGGGCCTGGGCATCGTCACCAGCCTAGTCTACGCCTGCTTCTCCGCCACCGGCATGCTGCTGTTCAGCGAACCGATCGCGCGTATCTACAGCACCGACCCGGCGGTAATCGCCATCGCTTCGGGACTGTTCCTGTATGCCGCGCTGTTCCAGTTCTCGGATGTCGTACAGGTAACGGCCGCCGGTGCCCTGCGCGGTTATCAGGACACACGCATGACCATGATCTTCACCCTGTTCGCCTACTGGCTGATCGGCCTGCCGATCGGCTACGTGCTGGGCCTGACCGACTGGTTCGGCCCGGCCAGCGGGCCGGCGGGCTTGTGGCAGGGCCTGATCGCCGGCCTGAGCTGTGCAGCCGTGCTGCTGGGGCTGCGCCTGCGCTACAGCGCGCGCAAGGCCATCCGCCGGCTCAGGTCTCCAGCGCCAGCAATACCGCACTGACCACCAGGAAACCGCTGAACAGCACCCGCAGCAGCGACTCCGGCAGCGAATGCGCCAGGCGCACGCCAAGGCTGATACTCAGCAATCCGCCCACCGCCAGCGGCAGCCCCAGCAGCCAGTTGACCTGGTCATGCAGGGCATAGGTGACCAGCGTGACGCTGGTGCTGGGGATCGCCAGGGCCAGCGACAGGCCCTGCGCGACCACCTGGCTGGCGCCGAAGATACTGGTCAGCACGGGCGTCGCCAGAACCGCACCGCCAACGCCGAACAGTCCCCCCAGCGCACCCGCCCATGCACCCAGCAGGCTCAGCCAGGGCCAGCCGTATTTCAGCTCGCCACTGCCCGCCGCGCTACGCAGCAAGGCCCGCAATGCGCTGTACAACGCCAGGACCAACAAGAACACGATAAATGCCCAGCGCATCTGCCCGGCATCCAGGGACAGCGCGTAATAAGCGCCGACGATGGCGAAGCAGAAACTGGTGACCGCCAGGGCCGCGGCCTGGCGCAGGTCGATACGGTTGCGCTGGTGATAACGCCAGACCGCCAGCAATACATTGGGCACCACCATCACCAGGGCCGTGCCCTGTGCCAATTGCTGGTCCAGACCGAACAACACGCCCAGCACGGGAATCGCGATCAGGCCACCGCCGATCCCGAACAGACCGCCCAGGGTTCCCAGGGCCAGGCCCAGCAACAGGTTCAACGCGATATCGAGCACAGCCATGATCAGCCCCTGGAAGGAAAGGCCGCCATCCTACCCACGGGGCGCTGGCGTGCCTATGGCATAAGCGAGCAAAATGGCTGTGCATGAAACGCACAAGAGAACCTCCACCATGCAACCAGACCGACTGGCCAGCCAGCTCCAGCTGTTTCTCGACATACTCGACCACGGCAGCTTTTCAGCCACGGCCCGGCTGCATGCCCTGACGCCCTCGGCTGTGGCTCGTCGTATGGACGCCCTGGAGCAATCCCTCGGTTATCGCCTGTTCAACCGCACGACCCACGTCGTCAAACCGACGAGCGCGGCCCAGGCCTTCGCCATCCGGGCCAGGCGCATCATCCACGAACTCAACCTGGCGCGGATGGAAAGCGGTCAACTGGACGATGCGCCCCAGGGCAACATCCGTATCGATGCCCCGGCGCCGTTCGGACGCCGGCACCTGGCACCGGCGCTCGCCGAATTCCTCACGCTCTATCCGCAGGTGGATATCCAGCTGCAATTGATCGACAGCTTCATCGACCTGCAAGGCGAACACCTGGGGCAAGTCGACCTGGTGCTGCGCATCGGGCCGCTGGCAGACACGCGCCTGGTGGCGACACCGCTCGCGCCCATGATCCGGGTCGTGTGCGCCAGCCCCGCCTACCTCGAACGCCGTGGCCTCCCCGAAACACCGGATGACCTGTGCCAGCACGACGGTATCGACTGGGACACCCTCGCACCACCGCAGGCCTGGCGCTTCGAACGCGCGGGCAAGACCTACACCTCCCGCCCCGGACGCATGCGCCTGCAGGCCAACAATGCCGAAGCCCTGCTCTGCGGCGCCCTCGCCGGGCTGGGTATCGCCCACCTGCCGACCTGGCTGATCAGCGAACACCTGCTGCGCGGTGAACTGCTGCCACTGTTCTGCCAGGACGGGCTGCCCGCCACCGAGGCCAGCGGCGTCTACGCCCTGCGCCTGACCCGCGAAGCCAACGCACGCAGCCATCTGCTGCTGAATTTCCTGAAGAACCGCTTCGGCCCCGTGCCGCCCTGGGATAGGTCGCTGCGCGAGCGTTTCCCGACACGAGGCTGAACCCTGCGGGCTGGTAAGATGCGCGCGGAATACCACCTGGCCCCGATCATGTCCTACTCCGTTTCCCCCATCGGCTTCATGCGCTCCTGCTTCCGGGAGAAATTCGCCATCCCGCGCCAGCCGCAACTCGCCCCGGCCGCACGCGGAACGCTGGAACTCATTCCCCCTTACGACCAGCCACAAGCCCTGCAGGGGCTGGAAGAGGTCAGTCACGTCTGGCTGCTGTTCCTGTTCCACCAGGCACTCGAAGAGCAACCGCGCCTGCGCGTCAGGCCACCGCGCCTGGGGGGCAACCGGATGCTCGGGGTCTTCGCCAGCCGGGCGACGCACCGTCCCAACGGCATCGGGCAATCGGTGGTGCGGCTGGAGGCAGTGGAAGCGGGACGCCTGCACCTGTCCGGCATCGACCTGCTGGACGGCACCCCCGTGCTGGACATCAAGCCCTACGTGCCCTACGCGGACGCCCTGCCCGACGCACGCAACACCATCGCCAGCCAGGCGCCGGAATGCATCGAGGTGCAATGGGCGCCCGGCATCCTGCAACGCGCCCAGGCCGAAAGCCTGCGACTCGGCCAGCCCTTCACCGAACTGGTGGAGCAATGCCTGGCCCAGGACCCGCGCCCGGCCTACCAGCACCCCGATCCAGAACGGCGCTATGGCACGTTGTTCTGGGATGTGTCCGTGCGCTGGCATTACCCCAGCCCGGACCGGATCTGCGTGATCGAGATCGAGCGGCAAACTGCGAACCCGTGATGGCGGAGCATCACTTGGGCAACACTACACAGAGCTGTGCGTACGGGCTCGAGAGACTGTTACCTCTACCGGCCAATCTCACGATGTGAACGGTTGCAACCGGATTGGCAATTTTGTATCTGGTCTATCGAGTGCACCGCGTGACCTTGGGTGCAGCGCCTCTGTGCGAATGCCAGGTGGCGGGACGGGGCACGCATGAATACATCCCTATAGCTCTACGCCGCC is part of the Pseudomonas sp. ABC1 genome and encodes:
- the cysW gene encoding sulfate ABC transporter permease subunit CysW, coding for MSLATLRKDTTRAGAQRSPAAIALIALAWLVFAVILLLPLYIVVTQGLQRGLDFFWEAITEPDAISALKLTLLATAISVPLNLVFGVAAAWAVTKFEFRGKSLLITLIDMPFSVSPVVAGLIYVLLFGAQSKLAPFLDTHNLQIVYAVPGIVLATIFVTFPFVARELIPLMEEQGTQEEEAARLLGANGWQMFWHVTLPNVKWALVYGVVLCTARAMGEFGAVSVVSGHIRGYTNTLPLHIEILYNEYNIVAAFSVAILLLIMALVVLLLRQWSEARLSRALKANKDD
- a CDS encoding sulfate/molybdate ABC transporter ATP-binding protein — encoded protein: MSIEVKGINKQFGNFKALNDINLNIQSGELVALLGPSGCGKTTLLRIIAGLEQPDTGSIVFHGEDVSEHDVRDRKVGFVFQHYALFRHMTVFDNVAFGLRMKPKGERPNETTIKKKVHDLLDLVQLDWLADRYPEQLSGGQRQRIALARALAVEPKVLLLDEPFGALDAKVRKELRRWLARLHEEVHLTSVFVTHDQEEAMEVADRIVVMNKGVVEQIGSPGEVYDKPASDFVYHFLGDANELKTEEGQQLLFRPHEVSLSRLQLSGYLAGEVRDIRPLGAITRVTLKVPAHEQLIEAEVAKDHQSLDGLVRGETLYIKPNANVISAAGQPA
- a CDS encoding MATE family efflux transporter — its product is MPSGSRLGRIRNELRALFAIAIPMMIAQLATTAMGFVDTIMSGRVNAHELAAVALGNSVWVPMLLMMNGIILATTATVAQYFGARQNDRIGPLVRQSLWMGFGIGLLCTLIMWNAHPLLRVMGVQPDLIDTSMSYLRAVACGFPAMGLYQVLRSYSDGLGYSRPSMVIGILGLLLNIPLNYIFIYGKLGMPALGAVGCGWTTALVMCSMLAGMLFWVRRSGYYAESGLFTRFEWPRWAQLAPLLALGTPIGIAVFAEVSIFSVIALLIGRLGETVISGHQISLSFTSLIFMIPLSLGMAITVRVGQSLGRGAPHDARFIAGLGIVTSLVYACFSATGMLLFSEPIARIYSTDPAVIAIASGLFLYAALFQFSDVVQVTAAGALRGYQDTRMTMIFTLFAYWLIGLPIGYVLGLTDWFGPASGPAGLWQGLIAGLSCAAVLLGLRLRYSARKAIRRLRSPAPAIPH
- a CDS encoding sulfite exporter TauE/SafE family protein codes for the protein MAVLDIALNLLLGLALGTLGGLFGIGGGLIAIPVLGVLFGLDQQLAQGTALVMVVPNVLLAVWRYHQRNRIDLRQAAALAVTSFCFAIVGAYYALSLDAGQMRWAFIVFLLVLALYSALRALLRSAAGSGELKYGWPWLSLLGAWAGALGGLFGVGGAVLATPVLTSIFGASQVVAQGLSLALAIPSTSVTLVTYALHDQVNWLLGLPLAVGGLLSISLGVRLAHSLPESLLRVLFSGFLVVSAVLLALET
- a CDS encoding LysR family transcriptional regulator produces the protein MQPDRLASQLQLFLDILDHGSFSATARLHALTPSAVARRMDALEQSLGYRLFNRTTHVVKPTSAAQAFAIRARRIIHELNLARMESGQLDDAPQGNIRIDAPAPFGRRHLAPALAEFLTLYPQVDIQLQLIDSFIDLQGEHLGQVDLVLRIGPLADTRLVATPLAPMIRVVCASPAYLERRGLPETPDDLCQHDGIDWDTLAPPQAWRFERAGKTYTSRPGRMRLQANNAEALLCGALAGLGIAHLPTWLISEHLLRGELLPLFCQDGLPATEASGVYALRLTREANARSHLLLNFLKNRFGPVPPWDRSLRERFPTRG
- the tsaA gene encoding tRNA (N6-threonylcarbamoyladenosine(37)-N6)-methyltransferase TrmO codes for the protein MSYSVSPIGFMRSCFREKFAIPRQPQLAPAARGTLELIPPYDQPQALQGLEEVSHVWLLFLFHQALEEQPRLRVRPPRLGGNRMLGVFASRATHRPNGIGQSVVRLEAVEAGRLHLSGIDLLDGTPVLDIKPYVPYADALPDARNTIASQAPECIEVQWAPGILQRAQAESLRLGQPFTELVEQCLAQDPRPAYQHPDPERRYGTLFWDVSVRWHYPSPDRICVIEIERQTANP